A genomic region of Gemmata massiliana contains the following coding sequences:
- a CDS encoding type II toxin-antitoxin system VapC family toxin: MKYLLDTNVCITHMRGKDLLLLNRFTAHQPSDIVLCSVVLAELRYGAERSADPIKVHNAVDLFAGQFVRLPFDDNCARRFGEIRHALMSVGKPIGPYDTMIAAVALANSLTLVTHNTSEFSRVTGLVLEDWQTP, encoded by the coding sequence TTGAAGTACCTTCTCGATACGAATGTGTGCATCACGCACATGCGCGGGAAAGACTTGCTACTTTTGAACCGATTCACCGCACACCAGCCGAGCGACATCGTGTTGTGCTCGGTCGTTTTGGCCGAACTGCGGTACGGGGCCGAACGCAGTGCCGACCCGATCAAAGTTCACAACGCGGTCGACTTGTTCGCGGGCCAGTTCGTCCGCCTCCCGTTCGACGACAATTGTGCGCGTCGTTTCGGGGAAATTCGGCACGCGCTCATGTCCGTCGGAAAACCGATCGGACCTTACGACACGATGATCGCCGCTGTCGCTCTGGCGAACAGCCTGACGCTGGTGACACACAACACGAGCGAATTCAGTCGGGTAACCGGCTTGGTATTAGAGGACTGGCAAACCCCGTAA
- a CDS encoding helix-hairpin-helix domain-containing protein, producing the protein MTLTNQDIARRLREHANELARAGNNLYRIRAFRSAAMAVLGLPADVTELLASGGPRELERVPGIGKSLATTIAGYLTAPTPTDGGMAA; encoded by the coding sequence GTCGCCTGCGTGAACACGCCAACGAACTCGCACGAGCGGGGAACAACCTCTACCGCATACGTGCGTTTCGTTCGGCGGCGATGGCCGTTCTCGGCTTGCCCGCGGACGTGACCGAGCTTCTCGCGAGCGGCGGTCCCCGCGAACTTGAGCGCGTGCCGGGTATCGGAAAGAGCCTCGCGACCACCATTGCGGGCTATTTGACTGCTCCCACCCCAACCGACGGCGGCATGGCGGCTTAA
- a CDS encoding TIGR02996 domain-containing protein, whose product MSSDRDALLAAIRANSEDDTPRLVFADWLDENGDSARAEFIRSQCEFARIAAEDGDSYAMYAFLRDRYSVGLTATDWPRIDSGVHRLVTLAKQSEELLRQHENRWAPKIPKKYVLRIDEFDRGFPRRVQFNSLQNLPKVVDWIRTTLPAVTLNADRLTGRVVEQLADAGLLDRIDSLELMNESASGLREFGNRPEAARVRTIKAQLNDAEEVASTLADSPHFTGLQTLDISAPHISATAAETLFRTKSLRTLRRLHLCGSESWRGNWTTDTARTLAAGQFSNLTSVRFEYVGLRDDAVEILAACPDFTRLRTLDLTGNHITGRGVTNLLCSPHFASLVNLRLDQNPCNGLDAERLAVAHPAALRMLHFHGSRLRTADVRALARSPRVRALWYLDIDANNLGTTAVRALVRGLGTWCPPILWLAYNRIDDRGAAVLAKWKAASALSALHLKYNPPMTETGVRTLLDSPNLANLSALCVSASGEAEARLRERFKHPDGY is encoded by the coding sequence ATGTCCTCAGACCGTGACGCATTGTTAGCCGCGATTCGGGCCAATTCGGAGGACGACACCCCGCGCCTGGTCTTCGCGGACTGGCTCGACGAGAACGGTGACAGTGCTCGCGCCGAGTTCATCCGCTCGCAGTGCGAGTTCGCTCGCATTGCCGCCGAGGACGGCGACAGCTATGCGATGTACGCCTTCCTTCGCGACCGCTACTCTGTTGGGCTGACTGCGACCGACTGGCCCCGGATCGATTCGGGCGTTCACAGGCTCGTCACGCTCGCAAAGCAGAGCGAGGAGTTGCTGAGGCAACACGAGAACCGGTGGGCGCCAAAAATACCGAAGAAGTACGTGCTGCGGATCGACGAATTCGACCGCGGGTTCCCGCGCCGTGTTCAGTTCAATAGCCTGCAAAACCTGCCGAAGGTGGTGGATTGGATTCGCACCACTTTGCCAGCCGTCACACTCAATGCCGACCGGCTCACGGGTCGCGTCGTCGAGCAACTTGCCGATGCGGGATTGCTCGATCGAATTGATTCACTGGAACTTATGAACGAAAGCGCTTCGGGGTTGCGCGAATTCGGTAACCGCCCCGAAGCGGCGCGCGTGCGCACGATCAAAGCGCAGCTCAATGATGCCGAAGAGGTTGCGTCGACTTTGGCCGATTCGCCGCACTTCACTGGGCTGCAAACGCTCGATATATCGGCCCCGCACATTAGCGCGACGGCCGCCGAAACGCTGTTTCGGACCAAGAGTTTGCGCACGCTCCGCCGCTTGCACCTGTGTGGGTCCGAGAGTTGGCGGGGGAATTGGACCACTGATACCGCGCGAACCTTGGCGGCGGGCCAGTTCAGTAACCTCACTTCGGTTCGATTCGAGTACGTGGGATTGAGGGACGATGCGGTCGAGATTTTGGCTGCGTGCCCCGATTTCACCCGGTTGCGCACGCTCGATTTGACGGGTAACCACATTACCGGGCGCGGTGTCACGAACTTGCTGTGTTCACCGCATTTCGCAAGCCTCGTGAACTTGCGTTTGGACCAGAACCCGTGCAACGGGCTGGACGCTGAACGATTGGCCGTCGCGCACCCAGCCGCGCTGCGAATGCTCCACTTCCACGGGAGCCGGCTTCGGACCGCAGACGTGCGTGCGCTCGCCCGGAGCCCGCGCGTCCGCGCTCTCTGGTACCTCGATATCGACGCGAACAATCTGGGTACGACAGCGGTGCGCGCACTGGTCCGTGGGTTGGGGACGTGGTGCCCGCCGATTTTGTGGCTCGCGTACAACCGGATCGACGATCGCGGCGCGGCGGTGCTGGCGAAGTGGAAAGCGGCTTCCGCATTGAGTGCGCTACACTTGAAGTACAACCCGCCGATGACCGAGACGGGGGTGCGAACGTTGCTCGATAGCCCGAATCTGGCAAACCTCAGTGCCCTATGTGTTTCCGCGAGCGGCGAAGCGGAAGCGCGGCTCCGGGAGCGGTTCAAGCACCCGGACGGCTACTAA
- a CDS encoding glycosyltransferase family 87 protein has translation MRVLSFSRFATWLRTTHTANPRGPRIAFLAVLTAIVLLMSVKYAAKITKPGDSGQQSRSAFLRWRQMVNGVFAGENIYVGVNEYPNPPIMAVLLRPFTALPPTVGALTWFYAKVLLAVLSAVWAFRLCRGKPNPLTPFPKKEGGTEPNTADTKQSVAVLSPSPFRGGVGEGLQPQPPPPSPLPKGKGELAREVSEIGTTRRERSFSPFPLGGGGSAQNAGGFALDFARAVAIVLCLPPLLGDLSHNNVNIFILFLVMGCLEAFRRRLDTLAGLTLALAIACKVTPALFVAYFAWKRCWRVLGATLVGLVLWLAVVPGFTFGWDHNRELMTGWYALMVERPLLKGEITTEHPNQAVTGFVYRLFTYSPSYIVYPNNIPTPAEYHNLTDIGRPAAWVIVKALTAGFALAVVFLCRWPVRGPNDARQGWRFATECGLICLGMLLFSERTWKHHAVVLLLPLAALTYAVAVAELPRRVRGFLIGVLVASFVLMAGPGMLAGRAADLAMVYGTHTIAFVLQTLALGTLLACRSGRVNDVCGSRSAARETIPI, from the coding sequence GTGCGCGTGTTGTCGTTCTCGCGGTTCGCAACTTGGCTCCGCACCACTCACACCGCGAACCCGCGCGGGCCGCGGATCGCGTTCCTGGCGGTGCTGACCGCGATCGTACTGCTGATGAGCGTCAAGTACGCGGCCAAGATCACCAAACCGGGCGACTCCGGCCAGCAGAGCCGGTCCGCGTTCTTGCGCTGGCGGCAGATGGTGAACGGAGTGTTCGCCGGCGAAAATATTTACGTCGGTGTGAACGAGTACCCGAACCCGCCGATCATGGCGGTATTGTTGCGTCCGTTTACTGCGCTTCCGCCAACCGTCGGCGCGCTCACGTGGTTCTACGCGAAGGTGCTGCTCGCGGTGCTGTCTGCGGTGTGGGCGTTCCGGCTCTGTCGGGGGAAACCTAACCCCCTAACCCCCTTCCCTAAGAAGGAAGGGGGAACAGAACCAAATACAGCAGATACAAAACAATCTGTGGCGGTATTAAGCCCCTCTCCGTTTAGGGGAGGGGTTGGGGAGGGGTTACAGCCACAACCTCCCCCCCCGTCCCCCCTCCCTAAAGGGAAGGGGGAGCTGGCACGCGAAGTCTCAGAGATTGGGACCACGCGCCGCGAGCGTTCATTCTCCCCCTTCCCTTTAGGGGGGGGAGGTTCTGCCCAAAACGCTGGAGGCTTCGCGCTCGACTTCGCCCGTGCGGTCGCGATCGTGTTGTGCTTGCCGCCGTTGCTCGGCGACCTGTCGCACAACAACGTGAACATTTTCATTCTCTTCCTGGTGATGGGATGCCTCGAAGCGTTCCGACGCCGGCTCGATACGCTCGCGGGGCTGACACTTGCTCTCGCGATCGCCTGCAAAGTGACGCCGGCGCTGTTCGTCGCGTACTTCGCGTGGAAACGGTGCTGGCGCGTGCTCGGCGCGACGCTCGTCGGCCTGGTGCTCTGGCTCGCGGTCGTTCCCGGATTCACCTTCGGTTGGGATCACAACCGCGAGCTGATGACGGGTTGGTACGCGCTCATGGTCGAGCGGCCACTTTTGAAGGGCGAAATCACGACCGAGCACCCGAACCAGGCGGTAACCGGGTTCGTGTACCGGCTTTTCACGTACAGTCCGTCGTACATCGTGTACCCGAACAACATCCCGACGCCGGCCGAGTACCACAACCTCACGGACATCGGGCGCCCGGCCGCGTGGGTCATTGTGAAGGCGCTCACGGCGGGCTTCGCGCTCGCGGTCGTGTTCTTGTGCCGCTGGCCGGTTCGCGGGCCGAACGATGCGCGGCAGGGCTGGCGGTTTGCCACGGAATGTGGGCTGATTTGCTTGGGGATGCTGCTTTTCAGCGAGCGCACCTGGAAGCACCACGCCGTTGTGCTGCTATTGCCATTAGCGGCACTCACTTATGCCGTCGCGGTCGCGGAACTCCCGCGGCGCGTTCGGGGGTTTCTTATCGGTGTGTTGGTCGCGTCGTTCGTGTTAATGGCCGGGCCGGGGATGCTCGCGGGCCGGGCCGCGGACCTCGCAATGGTGTATGGCACGCACACTATCGCGTTCGTCCTTCAGACTTTAGCACTGGGTACGCTCCTTGCGTGCCGGTCGGGACGTGTGAATGACGTGTGCGGGTCGCGCAGTGCCGCGCGTGAAACGATTCCTATTTGA
- a CDS encoding DUF1549 domain-containing protein: protein MPRFSYLLSAAIVAGAPAVSVAGGAPSFTTDVIPLLTKAGCNQGACHGKGAGQNGFRLSLRGFAPDQDYNWITREFSGRRIDRTRPEESLFLRKATGATPHEGGRLFSTTSREYKLLLDWLGAGYPGPNKNEAKVRKLELTPAARVLKPGEEVQLIATATFTDGTMRDMTWLTKFDSNDPAYLDVSATGKARAVRNGASAVRAMYLTEVAVTVFSVPFDRPVDEKRFVPTNNFVDTHVSAKLKELRIEPSDLCTDDEFVRRVFLDALGTLPTPAEATAFSADPDPKKREKLVDATLARPEFNDYWALQLGDLFQNRKERDHDVRGAKGVRQFHDWLRKQVAANRGWDDIARDVLTATGSNADNPAVGYFIVTVGEQRHGENSEAPESIAQAFLGTRIGCAKCHNHPLERYTQDDFYHFAAYFSRVKLDRTEAKLGPTRLNVSHPDQNQNKNPVGVSQPRTGMFMRPQPLDRTTGDMKPGDDPRITLAKWITDPNNEYFAGAMVNRIWRHYMSVGLVEPVDDLRATNPPTNPALWKSLNKEFVEKKFDLRALMRVILTSRTYQLSSATRPGNETDARFYSHYYARRLPAEVMLDAISDATGVPERFDGYPVGVRAVQVPDPGSASYFLRAFGRSERVTACACERVGDVTLPNVLHLICGETVTNKVSNGSGWLAKRLKDEKDDAKLLDELFLRAYSRKPRAEEKAKVIELLKDKGASREELYRDVFWALLNSKEFLFNR from the coding sequence ATGCCCCGGTTTTCGTATCTGCTCAGCGCGGCCATTGTCGCCGGTGCGCCCGCGGTGTCGGTCGCGGGGGGCGCGCCCTCGTTCACCACGGACGTGATCCCGCTGCTGACCAAGGCCGGGTGCAATCAGGGTGCGTGCCACGGTAAGGGGGCCGGTCAGAACGGGTTCCGACTGTCGCTCCGCGGGTTCGCACCGGACCAGGACTACAACTGGATCACGCGCGAGTTCAGCGGCCGGCGGATCGACCGCACGCGCCCGGAAGAGAGCCTGTTCCTCCGCAAAGCGACCGGCGCGACCCCGCACGAAGGCGGGCGCCTCTTCTCCACCACGAGCCGCGAATACAAGCTCCTGCTCGATTGGCTCGGGGCCGGGTACCCCGGTCCAAACAAGAACGAAGCGAAGGTCCGCAAACTCGAACTGACTCCGGCGGCGCGGGTGCTCAAGCCGGGCGAAGAGGTGCAACTGATCGCGACCGCCACGTTCACCGACGGCACCATGCGCGACATGACCTGGCTCACCAAGTTCGATTCCAACGATCCGGCGTACCTCGACGTATCAGCGACCGGTAAAGCGCGGGCCGTCCGAAACGGCGCGAGCGCGGTGCGCGCGATGTACCTCACCGAAGTCGCCGTCACGGTGTTCAGCGTGCCGTTCGACCGGCCCGTGGACGAGAAGCGCTTCGTTCCGACCAATAACTTCGTTGACACACACGTCTCGGCCAAACTCAAGGAACTTCGCATCGAACCGTCGGATCTCTGCACCGACGACGAGTTCGTTCGGCGCGTGTTCCTCGACGCCCTGGGCACGCTGCCTACTCCGGCCGAGGCGACCGCGTTCAGCGCCGACCCGGACCCGAAGAAGCGCGAAAAACTGGTAGACGCGACCCTCGCGCGCCCGGAATTCAACGACTACTGGGCGCTGCAACTGGGCGACCTGTTCCAGAACCGCAAAGAACGCGATCACGATGTCCGCGGCGCGAAGGGCGTGCGGCAGTTCCACGACTGGCTGCGGAAACAGGTTGCGGCCAATCGGGGCTGGGATGATATCGCACGCGACGTTCTCACTGCTACCGGCTCGAACGCCGATAACCCCGCAGTCGGCTACTTCATTGTCACGGTCGGTGAACAGCGACACGGTGAGAACTCGGAGGCCCCGGAGTCGATCGCCCAAGCGTTTCTCGGGACGCGCATCGGGTGCGCGAAGTGTCACAATCACCCGCTTGAACGGTACACGCAGGACGATTTCTACCACTTCGCCGCGTATTTCAGCCGCGTGAAACTCGACCGCACCGAAGCGAAGCTGGGGCCGACACGGTTGAACGTCAGCCACCCGGACCAGAACCAAAACAAGAACCCAGTCGGGGTAAGCCAACCGCGCACGGGCATGTTCATGCGCCCGCAACCACTGGACCGCACCACGGGCGACATGAAACCGGGCGACGACCCCCGGATTACGCTCGCGAAGTGGATCACCGACCCGAACAACGAGTATTTTGCCGGCGCGATGGTGAATCGTATCTGGCGGCATTACATGAGTGTGGGATTGGTCGAACCGGTGGACGATCTGCGTGCGACCAACCCGCCGACGAACCCGGCCTTGTGGAAGTCGCTCAACAAGGAGTTCGTGGAGAAAAAGTTCGACTTACGGGCACTGATGCGAGTGATCCTCACGTCGCGCACGTACCAACTCTCCAGTGCGACGCGCCCGGGCAACGAAACGGACGCGCGGTTCTACTCCCACTACTACGCCCGGCGGCTACCCGCAGAAGTGATGCTCGACGCGATCAGCGACGCGACCGGCGTGCCCGAGCGCTTCGACGGCTACCCGGTTGGCGTGCGCGCGGTACAGGTGCCCGACCCCGGTTCTGCGTCGTACTTCTTGCGCGCGTTCGGACGGAGCGAGCGCGTGACCGCGTGCGCCTGTGAGCGCGTGGGGGACGTGACGCTGCCGAACGTGCTGCACCTGATTTGCGGCGAAACGGTGACTAACAAGGTGAGCAACGGCAGCGGTTGGCTCGCGAAGCGCCTGAAGGACGAGAAGGACGACGCGAAGTTACTCGACGAACTCTTCCTACGGGCCTACTCGCGCAAGCCGAGGGCGGAGGAAAAAGCGAAGGTCATTGAACTGTTAAAGGACAAGGGCGCTTCCCGCGAGGAACTCTACCGCGACGTGTTCTGGGCATTGCTCAATAGCAAAGAGTTCCTGTTCAACCGGTGA